A stretch of the Mycobacterium sp. ITM-2016-00317 genome encodes the following:
- a CDS encoding MDR family MFS transporter gives MTASPAAHREATEPAEPTPVSPQRRNIIFVAVVLGMLLAALDQTIVATALPTVVADLGGAGHQSWVVTSYLLASTIATAIVGKLGDMFGRKVIFAVAILFFLAGSVLCGISSSMEMLVASRALQGIGGGALMVTAAALIGEVIPLRDRGRYQGALGAVFGVTTVIGPLLGGYFTDHLSWRWAFWINVPIGIVVLMVALTTIPALTRRGKPVIDFAGIALIGLGASGLTLATSWGGGTYAWSSPQIIGLFVGSVIALVLFVRVELRAAEPILPIRLFASPVFTVCCILSFIVGFAMLGALTFLPTFMQFVDGVSATESGLRTLPMVGGLLLTSMGSGVLVSRTGRYKIFPVAGTAVMVLGFVLLSQMDASTPMLQQSAYLFVLGTGIGMCMQVLILIVQSTVKFSDLGVATSGVTFFRTIGSSFGAAIFGSLFANFLHARITTALAAGGAPPEAAESPRVLHQLPPEVAAPIVTAYADSLGLVFLCAAPVAAIGFVVALTLKQVPLQEIEAAAARDMGEGFGMPTSDTPEEMLETAVSRLVRQSPEIRLRSIAGTRGCESDVALLWAVIQIYRQSQVFGSARLSEMAERLRVPPEVLEPTFDRLIECGLALRTGDQLWLTQSGARQVDATSAALVSRIVAKLESSPGFEGRPDRAEVEAALEKIAQRLLVQRDWDDDRNQLATAANQRG, from the coding sequence ATGACGGCGTCCCCTGCAGCACATCGCGAGGCCACCGAGCCGGCGGAGCCGACCCCCGTCAGTCCGCAGCGGCGCAACATCATCTTCGTCGCGGTGGTGCTCGGCATGCTGCTGGCCGCGCTGGACCAGACGATCGTCGCGACGGCGCTGCCGACCGTGGTCGCCGACCTCGGAGGCGCGGGCCACCAGTCCTGGGTGGTCACGAGCTACCTGCTGGCCTCGACCATCGCCACCGCGATCGTCGGCAAGCTCGGCGACATGTTCGGCCGCAAGGTGATCTTCGCCGTGGCCATCCTGTTCTTCCTGGCCGGTTCGGTGCTGTGCGGCATCTCCTCGTCGATGGAGATGCTCGTTGCCTCCCGTGCCCTGCAGGGCATCGGCGGCGGCGCGCTGATGGTCACCGCGGCAGCGTTGATCGGTGAGGTGATCCCGCTGCGTGACCGCGGGCGTTACCAGGGTGCACTGGGTGCGGTGTTCGGCGTGACGACGGTGATCGGACCGCTGCTCGGCGGGTACTTCACCGATCACCTCAGCTGGCGCTGGGCCTTCTGGATCAACGTCCCGATCGGCATCGTGGTGCTCATGGTCGCGCTGACCACCATCCCGGCGCTGACCAGGCGCGGGAAACCGGTCATCGACTTCGCCGGCATCGCGCTGATCGGGCTCGGCGCCTCCGGGCTCACGCTGGCCACCAGCTGGGGCGGCGGCACCTACGCCTGGTCGTCGCCGCAGATCATCGGGCTGTTCGTCGGCTCGGTGATCGCCCTGGTCCTCTTCGTGCGCGTGGAACTGCGCGCCGCCGAACCGATCCTGCCGATCCGGCTGTTCGCCAGCCCGGTGTTCACGGTGTGCTGCATCCTGTCGTTCATCGTCGGCTTCGCGATGCTCGGTGCGCTGACGTTCCTGCCGACGTTCATGCAGTTCGTCGACGGCGTCTCGGCCACTGAATCGGGACTGCGCACCCTGCCGATGGTCGGCGGGCTGCTGCTGACCTCGATGGGCAGCGGTGTACTGGTCAGCCGCACCGGCCGCTACAAGATCTTCCCGGTGGCCGGCACCGCGGTGATGGTGCTGGGCTTCGTGCTGCTCTCGCAGATGGACGCGAGCACCCCGATGCTGCAGCAGAGCGCGTACCTGTTCGTCCTGGGCACCGGCATCGGCATGTGCATGCAGGTGCTGATCCTGATCGTGCAGAGCACGGTGAAGTTCTCCGACCTCGGGGTGGCCACCTCGGGGGTGACGTTCTTCCGGACCATCGGAAGCTCGTTCGGCGCGGCGATCTTCGGGTCGCTGTTCGCCAACTTCCTGCACGCGCGGATCACGACCGCGCTGGCCGCCGGCGGCGCCCCACCCGAGGCCGCCGAGTCCCCGCGGGTGCTGCATCAGCTGCCACCGGAGGTCGCCGCCCCGATCGTGACCGCGTACGCGGACTCGCTGGGTCTGGTGTTCCTGTGTGCGGCCCCGGTCGCCGCGATCGGTTTCGTCGTCGCGCTGACGCTCAAACAGGTGCCGCTGCAGGAGATCGAGGCGGCCGCGGCGCGGGACATGGGGGAGGGCTTCGGGATGCCCACCTCCGACACCCCGGAGGAGATGTTGGAGACGGCGGTGAGCCGGCTGGTGCGCCAGTCGCCGGAGATCCGGCTGCGCAGCATCGCGGGCACCCGCGGCTGCGAGTCCGACGTGGCGCTGCTGTGGGCGGTGATCCAGATCTACCGGCAGAGTCAGGTTTTCGGGTCGGCGCGGCTCAGCGAGATGGCCGAACGCCTGCGGGTGCCGCCAGAGGTGCTGGAGCCGACCTTCGACCGGCTCATCGAGTGCGGGCTGGCGCTGCGCACCGGAGACCAGCTGTGGTTGACCCAGTCCGGCGCGCGTCAGGTCGACGCGACGTCCGCGGCGCTGGTCAGCCGGATCGTGGCCAAGCTGGAGAGCTCACCGGGTTTCGAGGGCCGCCCGGACCGCGCCGAGGTCGAGGCCGCGCTGGAGAAGATCGCGCAGCGGTTGCTGGTGCAGCGCGACTGGGACGACGACCGGAACCAACTGGCCACCGCGGCGAATCAACGCGGCTAG
- a CDS encoding fatty-acid--CoA ligase, whose protein sequence is MGEYDLHSFILACDFRVDDIDRMWEWLKRHRESLSEIGAHHVVLYESIWEPRRVLATIGIRNAHSIRDVLSSPAMFEWFDISGADDIPPVFGGEVVEKIDLDGVSDAAHVGRVVVGVMSSVADVAELMVKVHDGLERFKKGGVRKIWVYRALDDGHEVLILQEIADEASARQWIEHPDAAAEWMTNAGMGPYPKRFVGRFAHLMSVGEQG, encoded by the coding sequence ATGGGTGAGTACGATCTGCACTCATTCATTCTTGCCTGTGATTTCCGGGTCGACGACATCGACCGCATGTGGGAATGGCTCAAGCGGCACCGGGAATCCCTTTCGGAGATCGGCGCCCATCATGTCGTGCTCTACGAATCCATTTGGGAGCCGCGCCGCGTGCTGGCGACTATCGGAATCCGCAACGCGCATTCGATTCGCGACGTGCTGAGTTCGCCGGCGATGTTCGAATGGTTCGACATTTCCGGCGCCGACGACATTCCGCCGGTATTCGGCGGCGAGGTTGTCGAGAAGATCGATCTGGACGGGGTCAGCGACGCGGCCCACGTCGGCCGGGTCGTCGTCGGCGTGATGTCCTCGGTGGCCGACGTGGCGGAACTGATGGTCAAGGTCCACGACGGCCTGGAGCGGTTCAAGAAGGGCGGGGTCCGCAAGATCTGGGTGTACCGCGCCCTGGACGACGGCCATGAGGTGCTGATCCTGCAGGAGATCGCCGACGAGGCCAGCGCCCGGCAGTGGATCGAGCATCCCGACGCCGCGGCCGAGTGGATGACCAACGCGGGCATGGGCCCCTACCCCAAACGGTTCGTGGGCCGGTTCGCGCACCTGATGAGCGTCGGCGAACAGGGTTAG
- a CDS encoding (2Fe-2S)-binding protein has product MFVCLCTGATSHVVNEVVANGARTSKDIAEACGAGADCGRCRRTLRAIIEAHYACRPERVAR; this is encoded by the coding sequence ATGTTCGTCTGTCTGTGCACCGGCGCCACGAGCCACGTGGTCAACGAGGTCGTGGCCAACGGCGCCCGGACGTCCAAGGACATCGCCGAGGCGTGCGGTGCCGGAGCCGACTGCGGCCGGTGCCGGCGCACGCTGCGGGCCATCATCGAGGCGCACTACGCGTGCAGGCCGGAGAGGGTCGCGCGGTAG
- a CDS encoding EthD domain-containing protein, producing MEKVMIALRGAPGDDAWCARLRTEVAEALLGTGAPGLTVHVRDAPVRDSLMTLTTLDPPVLAFVSLWTEQYYGDQIRTATELLSEHCAQLAAYLVTESVPLKAPRTEAGARTPGFANIALLRRPAGLAEATWLHRWHHHHTQVAIDTQSTFGYTQNTVVRALTDDAPAISGIVEELFPIEATSDLHAFFGAADDADVGDRMARMVASTKAFGADENIDTVPTSRYVWRDPFAAADRLPA from the coding sequence GTGGAGAAAGTCATGATCGCCCTGCGTGGTGCCCCGGGTGACGACGCCTGGTGCGCGCGGCTTCGCACCGAAGTCGCCGAGGCCCTACTGGGCACCGGGGCACCGGGGCTGACCGTGCATGTGCGCGATGCGCCGGTCCGGGACTCGCTGATGACACTGACCACGCTGGACCCCCCGGTGCTGGCCTTCGTCAGCCTCTGGACCGAGCAGTACTACGGCGATCAGATTCGCACTGCGACAGAGCTGTTGAGCGAGCACTGCGCGCAGCTCGCCGCCTACCTGGTGACCGAGTCGGTGCCGCTCAAGGCGCCGCGCACGGAAGCCGGCGCGCGCACACCGGGTTTCGCCAACATCGCGTTGCTGCGCAGACCGGCCGGCCTGGCCGAGGCGACGTGGCTGCACCGCTGGCACCACCACCACACCCAGGTCGCGATCGACACCCAGTCCACGTTCGGCTACACCCAGAACACCGTGGTGCGGGCGTTGACCGACGACGCGCCGGCAATCTCGGGGATCGTGGAGGAACTGTTCCCGATCGAGGCGACCTCCGATCTGCACGCGTTCTTCGGGGCCGCCGACGACGCCGACGTCGGCGACCGGATGGCCCGGATGGTGGCCAGCACCAAGGCGTTCGGCGCCGACGAGAACATCGACACGGTGCCGACGAGTCGCTATGTGTGGCGTGATCCGTTCGCCGCTGCGGATAGGCTGCCCGCGTGA
- a CDS encoding SRPBCC domain-containing protein, with the protein MPVTDVFQDLENRTLTIVADFAAPVRRVWQIYADPRQLEKVWGPPDCPATVVDHELRPGGRVTYFMTGPDGEKYPGYWQVTAVDEPNGFEFDDGFADLDFNPDPDMPVSKNVFTFAEHDGGTRSTFVSVYESAEDLQKVLDMGMVEGASSAINQIDGLLAG; encoded by the coding sequence ATGCCAGTGACCGACGTGTTCCAGGATCTGGAGAACCGGACGCTCACCATCGTCGCCGATTTCGCCGCTCCGGTGCGCCGGGTGTGGCAGATCTACGCCGACCCGCGCCAGCTCGAAAAGGTCTGGGGGCCACCGGACTGCCCGGCGACCGTGGTGGACCACGAGCTGCGGCCCGGCGGCCGCGTGACCTACTTCATGACCGGACCGGACGGGGAGAAGTACCCCGGGTACTGGCAGGTGACGGCCGTGGACGAACCGAACGGCTTCGAGTTCGACGACGGGTTCGCCGACCTGGACTTCAACCCGGACCCCGATATGCCGGTGTCCAAGAACGTCTTCACGTTCGCCGAGCACGACGGTGGCACCCGGTCGACCTTCGTCAGCGTCTACGAGTCCGCCGAGGACCTGCAGAAGGTTCTCGACATGGGCATGGTCGAGGGCGCCTCGTCGGCCATCAATCAGATCGACGGCCTGCTCGCCGGTTGA
- a CDS encoding carboxymuconolactone decarboxylase family protein has translation MSRIGDFADDDVTGFAVKSPELGTAMAQLANAVYTKSRLPMRVREAARIVIAYANECVVCQNTRDGEGEANGIDEEFYDYATQWRTWPGYSDQERVAMEFAHRFATGHTELRDDEDFWRRAGEHFDGELLTDLAISCAMWVGMGRMLRTLDIGQACKLTL, from the coding sequence ATGAGCCGAATCGGGGACTTCGCCGACGACGACGTGACCGGGTTCGCGGTGAAGTCGCCCGAACTGGGCACCGCGATGGCCCAGTTGGCCAACGCCGTCTACACCAAGAGCCGGCTGCCGATGCGGGTCCGGGAAGCCGCACGCATCGTCATCGCCTACGCCAACGAGTGCGTGGTCTGCCAGAACACCCGGGATGGCGAAGGCGAGGCCAACGGGATCGACGAGGAGTTCTACGACTACGCCACGCAGTGGCGGACCTGGCCGGGCTACAGCGACCAGGAGCGCGTCGCGATGGAGTTCGCCCACCGGTTCGCCACCGGGCACACCGAACTGCGCGACGACGAGGACTTCTGGCGGCGCGCCGGCGAGCATTTCGACGGCGAACTGCTGACCGACCTGGCCATCTCGTGCGCGATGTGGGTGGGCATGGGCCGCATGCTGCGCACCCTCGACATCGGTCAGGCCTGCAAGCTCACGCTGTAA
- a CDS encoding enoyl-CoA hydratase-related protein gives MTLQISDENRVRTLVLNRPEALNAFNQELYLATATALRDAAEDPDVAVVLLTGAGRAFSAGNDLKEMQAGIADGSLTSEGSHFTTMIDALTELPKPLICAVNGVGLGIGTTILGYADLVFMSTTARLKCPFTSLGVAPEAASSYLLPQLIGRQNAAWLLLSSEWVDAAEAQRMGIAWKVCEPEELLAEARRHAEVLAARSIPSLVAVKKTIVAPYRDGIAAATERENAHFQELLGGIANAAALAEFTGQRKS, from the coding sequence GTGACTCTGCAGATCAGCGACGAGAACCGGGTCCGGACCCTGGTCCTGAACCGGCCCGAGGCGCTCAACGCGTTCAACCAGGAGCTCTACCTGGCCACCGCGACCGCGCTGCGCGACGCGGCCGAGGATCCCGACGTCGCGGTCGTACTGCTCACCGGAGCGGGGCGGGCGTTCAGCGCGGGCAACGATCTCAAGGAGATGCAGGCCGGTATCGCCGATGGCTCGCTGACCAGCGAGGGCAGCCACTTCACCACGATGATCGACGCGCTCACCGAGCTGCCCAAGCCGCTGATCTGCGCGGTCAACGGCGTCGGGCTGGGCATCGGCACGACGATCCTCGGGTACGCCGATCTGGTGTTCATGTCGACGACGGCACGGTTGAAGTGCCCGTTCACCAGTCTCGGGGTCGCACCCGAGGCTGCTTCGTCATACCTGTTGCCGCAGTTGATCGGTCGGCAGAACGCGGCATGGCTGCTGCTGTCCTCGGAGTGGGTCGACGCCGCCGAGGCCCAGCGCATGGGGATCGCGTGGAAGGTCTGCGAACCGGAGGAACTGCTGGCCGAGGCCCGTCGACACGCCGAAGTTCTTGCCGCCCGGTCGATCCCGAGTCTGGTCGCGGTCAAGAAGACGATCGTGGCCCCGTATCGCGACGGGATCGCGGCCGCGACCGAACGGGAGAACGCGCACTTCCAGGAATTGCTCGGCGGGATCGCCAACGCCGCGGCGCTCGCCGAGTTCACCGGTCAGCGCAAGTCCTGA
- a CDS encoding amidohydrolase family protein, translating to MLDLKITGGTVVDGTGADRFRADIGVKDGRIVEVRRRDGEDQGLQTEAAQEIDATGRIVAPGFVDVHTHYDGQVTWDETLEPSSMHGVTTVVSGNCGVGFAPVRPGREQWLIELMEGVEDIPGSALAEGITWQWESFPQYLDAIEKRSLAVDYGTQIAHGAVRGYAMGERGARNEEATAEDIAAMARLVTEAVEAGALGFSTSRTEAHRAIDGRAVPGTYAAEAELFGLGRAMAAGGRAVFEVAPQGTAGESPAEACMREMEWMAKLSEDIDRPVSFTLIQASHTPDLWRRQLDRAEKAHENGVELYAQFAARPFGMLLGFPGYHAFTHRPTFRAVSAGSTRGELAARLADPAVKAAILAEEDLPPTPGALLDGLFALAQYSTERIYAIGDPPDYEPTPDKTVAAIAAARGQNPLETMYDLMLEADAGAMLMLPFFNYAEGDHRAIHEMMQSPAAVSGLSDGGAHCGLICDASYPTFLLTHWARDRHRGPKFSLEYVVRKQTLETATLFGLSDRGVIATGKRADVNVIDMDALRLGVPRMVYDLPAGGRRLIQGASGYDATVVNGVVTRRHGADTGARPGLLLRGVR from the coding sequence ATGCTGGATCTGAAGATCACCGGCGGCACGGTCGTCGACGGAACCGGCGCCGACCGCTTCCGGGCCGACATCGGTGTCAAGGACGGGCGCATCGTCGAGGTGCGCCGCCGCGACGGCGAGGACCAGGGACTGCAGACGGAGGCGGCACAGGAGATCGACGCGACCGGACGGATCGTCGCGCCGGGGTTCGTCGACGTGCACACCCATTACGACGGGCAGGTCACCTGGGACGAGACCCTCGAGCCGTCGAGCATGCACGGAGTCACCACCGTGGTCAGCGGCAACTGTGGGGTCGGCTTCGCCCCGGTCCGGCCCGGGCGTGAGCAGTGGCTGATCGAGCTGATGGAAGGCGTCGAGGACATCCCCGGGTCCGCGCTGGCCGAAGGCATCACCTGGCAGTGGGAGAGCTTCCCCCAGTACCTGGACGCCATCGAGAAGCGCAGCCTCGCCGTCGACTACGGCACCCAGATCGCCCACGGTGCGGTGCGCGGATACGCGATGGGTGAGCGCGGAGCCCGCAACGAGGAGGCCACCGCCGAGGATATCGCCGCGATGGCCCGCCTCGTCACCGAAGCCGTCGAGGCCGGCGCGCTGGGCTTCTCCACCTCGCGCACCGAGGCGCACCGCGCGATCGACGGGCGGGCGGTCCCCGGCACCTACGCCGCCGAGGCCGAGCTGTTCGGACTGGGCCGCGCGATGGCCGCGGGCGGCCGCGCGGTGTTCGAGGTGGCCCCGCAGGGTACTGCGGGCGAAAGTCCGGCCGAGGCGTGCATGCGTGAGATGGAATGGATGGCAAAGCTTTCCGAGGATATCGACCGGCCGGTGTCCTTCACGCTGATCCAGGCTTCGCACACACCGGACCTCTGGCGTCGACAGCTCGACCGAGCCGAGAAGGCCCATGAGAACGGTGTCGAGTTGTACGCACAGTTCGCCGCCCGCCCGTTCGGGATGTTGCTGGGTTTCCCCGGGTACCACGCCTTCACCCACCGCCCGACGTTCCGCGCGGTGTCGGCGGGGTCGACCCGTGGCGAACTCGCGGCCCGGTTGGCCGATCCCGCGGTCAAGGCGGCGATCCTCGCCGAGGAGGATCTGCCTCCGACGCCGGGCGCACTGCTCGACGGTCTGTTCGCGCTGGCGCAGTACAGCACCGAGCGTATCTACGCCATCGGCGATCCTCCGGACTACGAACCGACGCCGGACAAGACGGTGGCGGCGATCGCGGCGGCCCGCGGTCAGAATCCGCTGGAGACGATGTACGACCTGATGCTGGAGGCCGACGCCGGCGCCATGCTCATGCTGCCGTTCTTCAACTACGCCGAGGGCGACCACCGCGCGATCCACGAGATGATGCAAAGCCCCGCCGCGGTTTCCGGCCTGTCGGACGGCGGCGCGCACTGCGGACTGATCTGCGACGCCTCCTACCCCACCTTCCTGCTGACACATTGGGCCAGGGACCGGCACCGGGGCCCGAAGTTCTCGCTGGAATACGTGGTGCGCAAGCAAACCCTCGAAACCGCAACGCTTTTCGGTCTGTCCGACCGCGGCGTGATCGCTACCGGCAAGCGGGCCGACGTCAATGTCATCGACATGGACGCGCTGCGCCTGGGAGTGCCGCGGATGGTCTACGACCTGCCCGCCGGCGGGCGCCGCCTGATCCAGGGCGCGTCGGGCTATGACGCGACGGTGGTCAACGGCGTGGTGACCCGGCGACACGGCGCGGACACCGGCGCCCGGCCGGGCCTGCTGCTGCGCGGAGTCCGCTGA
- a CDS encoding PaaI family thioesterase: MLDYTPVDGLSAADVERLRAVYEPLTESVRGLIDAAIRTEADGDTVAAARAEIDAITERLRAAQRDGSFGIQYGADGIPMPWGNAVIGIRNPSAPPVVIRRDPDGSVRSDFHLGAAFEGPPGHVHGGVSAMILDHVLGDAASKPGAHRLTGTLTVRYRRLTPLGRLRSEARITHTDGFKTYAVGHIADATGVTVEAEAVFIEPKWARG; encoded by the coding sequence GTGCTGGACTACACCCCGGTCGACGGCCTCAGCGCCGCCGACGTCGAACGGCTGCGCGCCGTCTACGAACCCCTGACCGAGTCGGTACGCGGCCTGATCGACGCCGCGATCCGCACCGAGGCCGACGGCGACACCGTCGCGGCGGCCAGGGCCGAGATCGACGCGATCACCGAACGGTTGCGCGCGGCTCAGCGCGACGGTTCGTTCGGAATCCAGTACGGCGCGGACGGCATCCCGATGCCGTGGGGCAACGCGGTGATCGGCATCCGCAATCCGAGTGCGCCGCCGGTGGTGATCCGCCGGGACCCCGACGGTTCGGTGCGCAGCGACTTCCACCTCGGCGCGGCGTTCGAGGGCCCACCCGGACACGTGCACGGCGGGGTGTCTGCGATGATCCTCGACCACGTCCTCGGCGATGCGGCCAGCAAGCCGGGCGCCCATCGGCTGACCGGCACCCTCACCGTGCGCTACCGGCGGCTGACACCGCTGGGCCGGCTGCGCTCCGAAGCGCGGATCACCCACACCGACGGGTTCAAGACCTACGCGGTCGGGCACATCGCCGACGCCACCGGGGTGACGGTCGAGGCCGAGGCGGTGTTCATCGAACCGAAATGGGCACGGGGCTGA
- the bfr gene encoding bacterioferritin has protein sequence MQGDPEVLKLLNEQLTSELTAINQYFLHSKMQDNWGFSELAEHTRKESFEEMVHAEHITDRILILDGLPNYQRLFSLRVGQTVREQFEADLAIEYEVVARLKPGIMMCREKGDATSATLLEKILADEELHIDYLETQLELMAKLGEELYLAQCVSRPPQ, from the coding sequence ATGCAAGGCGATCCCGAGGTCCTCAAATTGCTCAACGAGCAATTGACGAGCGAATTGACGGCCATCAACCAGTATTTCCTGCATTCCAAGATGCAGGACAATTGGGGATTCTCCGAATTGGCCGAGCACACTCGGAAAGAATCATTCGAGGAAATGGTTCACGCCGAGCACATCACCGATCGCATTCTCATCCTGGACGGCCTGCCGAACTACCAGCGGCTGTTCTCCCTGCGGGTCGGGCAGACCGTGCGAGAGCAGTTCGAGGCCGATCTGGCGATCGAGTACGAGGTGGTCGCACGGCTCAAGCCGGGCATCATGATGTGCCGCGAGAAGGGCGACGCGACGTCGGCGACCTTGCTGGAGAAGATCCTGGCCGACGAGGAACTGCACATCGACTATCTGGAGACCCAGCTGGAGCTGATGGCCAAGCTGGGCGAGGAGCTGTACCTGGCTCAGTGCGTGTCCCGTCCGCCGCAGTAG
- a CDS encoding FUSC family protein produces MRSLLCVAVVAVLAVLWGPQGSVTPAVGAAAVACATALQDRPRGRVTVLLLVSALTTTAVLLGTAASGFSPAFLVVAVAWCFGASLLWALGANAGLVGAASAALLVSVPPVVSGPAAVLGTALLALMGGLLQIWVISLWPPLRWRRQRDALVGAYRALAADARRIGDASGAEGRAVDAEPLTALRDAFTTTGRQHRPVSYRGWYALPERIAALLTELSAMPDRSQALALALEEAADTLAAVADTGRSGRVRADVAIGRFDSVAAAVGGDEQDVVQRLSALLHEAVAMRLGDFVPSAPDAVRVRRPELRTSVGSALDAVRGHFERDSPVLRHALRVAVVIALGCAIDRYSGGAYGVWIPLTALLVLRPETAHTYTRCAGRVAGALVGIAAASTVLVILGPGVGGSAAFAVVAVGIACLMSGSGYVAMAAGLAATAVFLVDGGRPGVPAALGDPLLATLIGGALALVAHVVLPDDAMTRLSQRAGELLKTELDYAATVIKSYVHEVGHPRESMTAAWQRAFRARSAFEATSGAMRMESRELRHWLRSYRTALNTITSSCATLEDHLPAHAVTDDRDFAVAVDEYVEALCGDPPTAGSPWTVDAAELAAAERRLRDAVPGQGSHRGLARVLVAEVSAITRAVCSISVSPVPISVR; encoded by the coding sequence GTGCGCAGCCTGCTCTGCGTCGCGGTGGTGGCGGTGCTGGCGGTGCTGTGGGGACCGCAGGGATCCGTCACCCCGGCGGTCGGCGCCGCGGCCGTGGCCTGCGCGACCGCGCTGCAGGACCGGCCCCGCGGGCGCGTCACCGTGCTGCTTCTGGTCTCGGCGCTGACGACGACGGCGGTGCTGCTGGGCACGGCGGCGTCCGGGTTCTCCCCCGCCTTCCTCGTCGTCGCCGTCGCGTGGTGCTTCGGCGCGTCGCTGCTGTGGGCGCTGGGCGCCAACGCGGGCTTGGTCGGAGCCGCGTCGGCCGCGCTGCTGGTCTCGGTCCCGCCGGTGGTGTCGGGGCCGGCCGCGGTGCTGGGCACGGCGCTGCTGGCTCTGATGGGCGGGCTGCTACAGATCTGGGTCATCTCGTTGTGGCCGCCGCTGCGCTGGCGCAGGCAGCGCGACGCGCTCGTGGGCGCCTACCGGGCGCTGGCCGCCGACGCCCGCCGGATCGGCGACGCATCAGGCGCCGAAGGCCGTGCGGTGGACGCCGAACCGCTGACCGCGCTGCGGGATGCGTTCACCACCACCGGCCGTCAGCACCGGCCGGTGTCGTATCGCGGGTGGTACGCGCTGCCCGAGCGGATCGCCGCGCTGCTCACCGAGCTCTCGGCGATGCCCGACCGGTCGCAGGCCCTGGCTTTGGCGCTCGAGGAGGCGGCGGACACGCTCGCCGCGGTCGCGGACACCGGAAGGTCGGGACGGGTGCGCGCCGACGTGGCGATCGGCCGGTTCGACAGCGTCGCGGCGGCCGTCGGTGGCGACGAGCAGGACGTGGTGCAACGGCTGTCCGCGCTGTTGCACGAGGCGGTGGCGATGCGGCTCGGCGACTTCGTGCCGTCGGCGCCGGACGCGGTGCGGGTGCGCCGGCCCGAGTTGCGCACCTCGGTGGGCTCGGCGCTGGACGCCGTCCGCGGCCACTTCGAGCGTGACTCGCCGGTGCTGCGGCACGCACTGCGAGTGGCGGTCGTGATCGCGCTGGGATGTGCGATCGACCGCTACTCCGGCGGGGCGTACGGCGTCTGGATCCCGCTGACCGCGTTGCTGGTGCTGCGGCCGGAGACCGCGCACACCTACACCCGGTGCGCGGGCCGGGTGGCGGGCGCGCTGGTCGGCATCGCCGCGGCGTCGACGGTGCTGGTGATCCTGGGCCCCGGCGTCGGGGGGTCGGCCGCGTTCGCCGTGGTGGCGGTCGGGATCGCCTGCCTGATGTCGGGATCCGGCTATGTCGCGATGGCGGCGGGCCTGGCGGCCACCGCGGTGTTCCTCGTGGACGGCGGTCGTCCCGGCGTGCCCGCTGCGCTCGGCGACCCGCTGCTGGCCACCCTGATCGGTGGCGCACTGGCGTTGGTGGCCCACGTGGTGCTGCCCGACGACGCGATGACCCGGTTGTCACAACGGGCGGGCGAGCTGCTCAAGACCGAACTCGATTACGCCGCCACGGTGATCAAGTCCTACGTGCACGAGGTCGGGCACCCGCGGGAGTCGATGACGGCCGCCTGGCAGCGGGCCTTCCGTGCGCGGTCGGCGTTCGAGGCGACGTCCGGGGCCATGCGGATGGAGTCGCGCGAACTACGGCACTGGCTGCGGTCCTATCGCACCGCGTTGAACACCATCACCAGTTCGTGCGCGACCCTGGAAGACCATCTGCCGGCGCACGCGGTGACCGACGACCGCGACTTCGCCGTCGCGGTCGACGAATACGTCGAGGCGCTGTGCGGGGATCCGCCGACGGCCGGGTCACCGTGGACGGTGGACGCCGCGGAACTGGCCGCCGCCGAGCGACGGCTGCGGGATGCGGTGCCCGGCCAGGGATCCCACAGGGGCCTGGCCCGCGTGCTGGTCGCCGAGGTCAGCGCGATCACTCGCGCGGTGTGCTCGATCAGCGTCAGCCCCGTGCCCATTTCGGTTCGATGA
- a CDS encoding metalloregulator ArsR/SmtB family transcription factor produces MIVQDEDRADALFHALADRTRRDIMRRVLAGEHSVSALAANYDMSFAAVQKHVAVLDRAGLLTKRRNGREQLASGDVTAVRSVAALLTELEQIWRGRVARIDALIAAERPNEDPDQEE; encoded by the coding sequence GTGATCGTGCAGGACGAGGACAGGGCGGACGCACTGTTCCACGCGCTCGCCGATCGCACCCGGAGGGACATCATGCGCCGGGTGCTCGCCGGAGAGCACTCGGTCTCCGCGCTGGCGGCGAACTACGACATGAGCTTCGCCGCGGTACAGAAACACGTCGCCGTACTGGACCGGGCCGGTCTGCTGACCAAGCGGCGCAACGGCCGCGAGCAACTGGCCAGCGGTGACGTGACGGCGGTCCGGTCGGTGGCGGCCCTGCTCACCGAACTGGAGCAGATCTGGCGTGGCCGGGTGGCCCGCATCGACGCGCTCATCGCCGCCGAACGCCCGAATGAGGACCCCGATCAGGAGGAATGA